The Thermoplasmatales archaeon genome segment CTCTTATTTAAAAGATTTAGGGCAGAAATATTTGCATCAAGAATTGTATGGTCGGGAGCAAGTATAAGGGAGGGGTCTGTTATTGAATTGAAAATTTTTTCCCATTCTTCCTTTGCATCCGTCAATGCCTTCTCTTTCTCCATCAACTCCGTTATATCTTCTGCAATTCCTTCATAATAAATAGTTTTTCCTTCCTTATCTCTCACCGCAATGGCACTTTCTCTAACCCAAACAATTTTTCCGTCTCTCCTCTTCCATGCAGATATTCCTCTAAAATATCCATCTTTTTCTATCTGCTCTATAAATTTTTTCCTTTCATAACCCGGCTCATAATGTCTCTCATTTTTTAAATCTCTTTTCATCAATTCTTCCACGCTTTCATAACCAAGCATTTTTGCAAGGAAAGGATTTGCAATCAATATTTTTCCATCAGGAGTTGTTCTGTATATGCCAACGCTTGCATTTTCAAAAATTTTCCTGAATTTTTCCTCACTTTCTTTAAGAGCAATCTTTGCCCTCGTCTCCTCAGTTATATCTATCTGGAAGCCCCAAGCCCCGTAAATTTTTCCGTCCTTAACAATTCCAATTAAGGAATTTGAAAAGTATCTTTCCTCTCCCTCTTTGTTTATTTCATGGGAAATCCCTCCATATATTTTGAAACCATTTCTTATTGCCTGCCTTAAATACTCTCTATTCTCCTCACTGGCGGGCATGAATTCTGAAACCATTGCTCCAATAATCTCCTCCTTCCTTGCCCCAAGCATTCTTGCATATGCATCATTGCATTCAACGCATCTTGCTTTAAATGCTTCCTCTATTATTTCTTCTTCAGGTAAGGAAATATCCAATGGCTTTTCAAGCATGTAACAAAATACCCCAATTTCTGCATTGTTTAAAAAATAAGAAAATCTTTCCTCCTTCTCCCTTAATCTCTCCTCCATCTCCTTCTTTTCAGTTATATCTCTTATAATTCCTTCGTATCCTATCAATTTTCCCTTTTCATCCCTTACTTCGTGACTTGTTTCAAGAACAATCAATTTTTTTCCGTCCTTCCTTTTTATCTCAACTTCATAATCTTTAATATATCCTTTTTTAGCAACTTCTTCCATAATTTTCTCTCTCTCGCCCGGATTATAGTAAAAATCCTTTGCAATATCTATCTTAGAAAGCTCTTCCTTGCTTTCATAGCCGAGCAATTTTAAAGCAGCCTCATTTGCATCAATAAATTTCCCTTCAACTGTACTTGCAAGTATTGCATCCTTTGTTCTTTCAAACAAACGCTTGTATTTCTCTTCCGCCCTCCTTGTTTTTGTTATATCTGTTATTATTCCGAGAAGAGCTGGCTTTTTTTCATATTCTATAATTCCTCCCGTTCCAACAGCCCAATATGTTTTTCCATCCTTAGCAACATATCTGAATTCCGGCACGCTTATCGCTTTTCCTTCAATTATATCTTTTATTGCATCCTCGACTTTTTTTCTGTCTTCTTCATGAACAACAGATAAATAACCAATCCTATTTAATTCATCTATATCATATCCAACAGCCTCTATAAAAGCTCGATTTGCAAATTTTATCTCTCCATCCTGCAAAATAAATATTCCACTGCTGGATTTTTCAGCAATTGTTTTATAAATCTCTTCTTTCTCTTTTAATCTTTCCTCCGCCCTCTTTCTTTCAAAAGATTCCATCAAATTAACTACAAATTCAGCTACTGAAACAATAAAATTTTTTTCCTCAATACTCCATTCTCTAAAAGAATTATGCTCATGGCATATAACTCCAATAAGTTTTCCATTCTTTCTTAAAGCAATGTCCATCATTGATACAATTCCAAATTCTTTCAAATATTCAGCATATTCACTTGTTCTTTCATCCTTCATTGCATCGCTTGCATCTATCAATATGCTCTTTTCAAATGCTTCAAAATATCTTGGATAATTCTCAGCTTTTAGCACAATTCCTCTTTCATGAGAATTTTTACTCAGAGTATATAAGTCATAGCAGACAAGCTCCTTTTTATTTTCATCATAAAACCATAAACTAACTCTCTCCACACCAAGCGTTTTTGAAACAATTTCATTTATTCTTTTTACAGCAGAATCAAAATCTGGAAAAGGAGTTTTAAGCAAATCAAGAAGCACTTTCTTGTATTCAATATCTTTCCTTATCCTGCTCACTCTTTCCATGGCAATTTTTATCGAAAAGGGCAACCTTCTCAAGCTATCCTTAATTACATAGTCATCTAGCCCGTGCTTCATTGCCTCAATTACAACATCCTCGAAAATGCCTGAAAGAACCATTATTACAGGAACAAATTCCTTTCTCTTTTTAACTTCCCTTAAAACTCTTATTCCACTTCCCCATGGAATTTCATAATCAGTTATTACTACATCATATTCCCTATCAACAATTTCATAAAATTTTCTCTCGCTATATACCTCAAAAAATTCATCATTTGGAAAATAATTTTTAAGATAATCAACTATTTTTTTCATCTCCTCCCCGCTGGCAACAACAATAAATCTCATTAAAATAAAAACTTTTTATATATTTAAATATAGCTTTTTTCCGATTTTCGCAAAGAAAATCCTTATATATAAAATTATTTTTATAGGTGATGAAATTAAGTATAATTTTGGTATTTATATGTGCTTTTTTAGTTATACCATTTGCAAGAGCAATAGATACAGATAAGGATGGAATAAGTGACGAGGATGAATTATCCTATGCAAAAGAATTTGCTCCAATACTTTATTTTGAGAAAGGTGAAGAAGTTTATCCAGTTGCTGTTGAATACCACATAAAAAACTCGAATTTGAATAAAAGCGTTGATGGAGAAAATATTTTAGTTGATTCAAATCCTTCAGCTGAAAATCTTTCAAAATATAAAAATCCAGATGAAAACTATTATCTTGACAACAGAAAAGGAAGCATAGATGATAACGGAATAATAGAGGATTACATAAATGAAATGGAAGAGCTCGGCTACGCTGTTTATGCGAGAGTTACTCCTTCTGGAAGCAACATAGTAATACAATACTGGTTCTTCTATGCCTTCAATAAAGGTCCTCTCAACATACATGAAGGCGACTGGGAAATGGTTCAATTAATAATTGACCCCTCGTCTCAGCCAACCTACGCAATGTACAGCCAGCACAACGGCGGGCAGAAGGCGGAATGGAAAGATGTTGAAAAAGATGGAAATCACATTAAAGTATATGTTGCAAGAGGAAGCCATGCAAATTATTTCATGTATTATCAGGGTAAAACGGGGCTTGCAAATGATGCAGTGGGCAAGAATGGAAAAATAATTTATCCAGATGATTATAATTTGGTGATATTATGGGAGAAAGGAAATCATATAAGCCAGCAAAACTGGATTGATTTTGCTGGAAGATGGGGAGAATTTGGAAGTGCAGAAGATGAATTGAGGGGAAAGAGAGGTCCATATGGTCCAGCTTATAGAGAAAATGGAGAAATGTGGAATAAACCAGTTGAATGGGGAGAAAGTTTATCATCTCTCAGTCCTTTAATGCTAAAACTTGACTGGTTTTTCTATAACTTTGTTCTTATATTCATGTTGCTAACAGTTTTATCCCTATTAATTATTTTATTCTCCATTTATCGCAGATATAAAAAGACCGGAAAGAAATCATTATTCTTCCTTTCCATAGATGGTATGAATGCAAAAAGTATTGGAAATATTCTCTGTATATTGGGAATAGTTATTGCTTTTCTCTCTCTTTTATTCCCATGGTATAGTGTTTTTGTAGATATTCAAGCTGGTTCATATAAAACCCCTGGTATGGTAAAAATAATCTCAATAGATGGAATGGAAGGAATAAAGTTAAACCTGATGGAGAAAAATAGTGGCTTAGTTCAATTCTTTTCATTTCCAATACCATTTTCATATGTAATTGGAATAGGATTGTTCCTTTTCATCCTTGGCTTTATTGGAATAATTGAAAGCAGAAAAGCTGGTAGAAAATATATTTCGAGAGGGATAAAGTTAATGGTTCCTTTTATTCTAATAATAGCTGTTGCAATTTTAATTTCAAGAATTCCTTCAATGCAGAGCATTCCCTATCAGGACGATATAAAAGAAATTATGGAGAAAATATCATCCTCGCCATTAAAAGGAGATGAAAATCTTTTACTTCCAAATTATGGAAGTTTGCATCTTAAATGGGGAATTGATATTGGGGCAATAATGCTTCTCATTTCTGGAATTATTCTTATTATTGCTGGAATTATTGAAATAAAAGCAAAAGAGGAAGTCAAATAATCTTCTTTATTTCCTCAAAAAGCTCATCCACGCTTTCAAAATTTTTTATTCCAACATCCCAGCTTTTAAGCCCATAAACTGGCTTTCCATGTTGCAAAGCCAATGCAATTTCTGAAAGAGTTCCATATTTTCCATCTATTGCTATAACAATGTCCCCGTTCATTACCACAAGAACATTTCTTGCATATCCCATTCCAGTTAATATAACATAGTCAAGATATTTATTCCCATCACTTCTATCGTTTCCAGGAAGAATTCCTATTGTAATCCCTCCTTTTTCCTTTGCTCCCTTGCAAACTGCCTCCATTACTCCCCCTCGCCCGCCAGTAATAAGCACCGCTCCCATTTCCGCTATCCTGCGCCCTACTTCAACAGCCATCTCATATATTTCTTCGCTACAATTCTCTCCTCCTACAACACTCACATACATGTGGATAAAAAAATTTATGGAGATAAACTTTACTCGCAAGATTAATATATCCACCACTATTACCCCTTCATGTATGAAATTCGCTTCCATGGAAGAGGTGGGCAGGGCGCCAGGATGGCCGCAGAAGCTTTTGCCCTTGCTGCCTTTTTAGAAGGAGATTATGCAGTTAGCTTCCCCTTTTTCGGAGCAGAGCGAAGGGGGGCGCCGGTGAGGGCATTTACAAGGGTTGATGATAAGAAAATAAGGATAAAGACGCAGGTTTATGAGCCAGATTATGTGGTAGTTTTGGATGAGACGCTTGTCGAAACGGAAGATGTTCTTGAAGGGCTTAAAGAGGATGGAATTGTTATAATAAACACTGCAAGGAAGCCAGAAGAAGTTAAGCTTTCAAGGGAAGTAAGATGTGCGACTGTTGATGCAACAAGCATTGCTCTTGAAATCCTTGGAAGGCCAATAACAAATACTGCTATTCTTGGAGCTATAGCAAAGGCAACTGGTAGGGTTAGTATAGATGCAATAGAAAAGGCAATAATAGAAAAGTTTGGTGGAAAGTTGGGACAGGAAGCTGGGAAAAAGAATGCAAATGCAGCAAGAGTTGCTTATGAGAAAACTCTTGTTGGCTTATCTCAATCAGGCAAAGAATTTATACCTCGCAAAAAATGGTTGCCAGGCGTTGATGAAATGCCGATTGGAGGAGCAACTTCTTCGCTAACCACACCAGCTGGCAGGGTTGGAATTGGCTCATTTTTGGAAAACAAGACGGGCGACTGGCGAACCTTCTTGCCAGTGATAGATGAAGAAAAATGCATTGGATGTCAGTTCTGCTGGTTTTATTGTCCAGAGGGATGCATCTCAATGAAGGATGGAAAGGCAAAAGTTGATTATGATTATTGCAAAGGTTGCGGGATATGTGCAAATGAATGCCCCGCAAAAGCAATTTCGATGCAGAGAGAGGTGAGAACATGATTAAAAAGCTTGAGAGGAAAAAAATGGTTGTAACCGGTGACTATGCAAGCGCTTATGGGGCTTTGCTTTGCGATGTTGATGTTGTAGCAGCATATCCTATAACACCTCAAACTCTTATAGTTGAGGAATTCTCGAATTTTGTTAACGATGGAATAACTGATGCAGAGCTGATTATGGTTGAATCAGAGCATTCAGCAATGAGTGCATGCATTGCGGCTCAGGCATGTGGAGTAAGAACCTTTACCGCTACTTCTTCGCAGGGGCTTGCATTAATGCATGAAATGCTTTTTATTGCCTCCGCTTTAAGGCTCCCGATTGTAATGCCAGTTGTTAATCGTACCCTTGCTGCCCCCATCGGAATATGGTGCGAGCACAATGACAGCATGCCGGAGCGCGATGCAGGCTGGCTCCAGATGAGCTGCGAGGATAACCAAGAAGTTCTTGATATGATAATAATGGCTTATAAAATAGGGGAAAGAAAGGATGTTTTATTGCCAGTGATGCCATGCCTTGATGCCTTTATATTAAGTCATACTGTTGAGCCAGTTGATGCTCCATCAAGCGATGAGGTTGCTGAATTCCTTCCAAAATATAATCCATATGCAGAACTTGACCCAGAAAAGCCGATGGCAATAGGAACATTTACTCCGCCAGAATACATACAGGAGTTAAGATATCAGCAGCATGTTGCAATGGAAAGGGCAAAAAAGGCAATAAAAGAAGTTACAGAAGAATTTTATAAAAAATTTGGCAGGAATTACTATGGCCTTGTTGAAGAATATAGATGCGATGATGCAGACTATATCCTAGTTACAAATGGAACCGTAACAGGCACAGCCCGTGAAGTTGTTGATGAATTGCGAAATAAGGGAAAGAAAGTAGGGCTTTTAAAGTTGCGCTTCTACCGCCCGTTTCCAGCTGAAGAACTTCGCAAAGTTGCTGAAAATGCTGAAGCAATTGGAATATATGATAGAGCAATTTCCTATGGTGTTGGAGGTCCTCTTTTCATCGAGGCAAGAAATGCTCTCTATGGCTATACATTGCCAGTTTATAACTTCCTTGCTGGTTTGGGAGGGAGGGATGTAACAAAGAAGGATGTTGAGAAAATGTTTGAAATAATGATGGAAAAAAGGAAAGGAGAAATATATTGGCTTAATACAAGAGGGGTGAAAATATGAATATTAAAGATCTGCCAGAAGAAAGCTTATTTACGCCAGGCCACACTGCTTGCGCTGGCTGCGCCGCTCCTGCAATAGTAAGGAATATGATGAAGATATTTGGGAAGGATACAATTGTTTATACTCCAGCAAATTGTCTGCTTGTTTTCAGTGGGACATATCCTCATTTAGCATGGAAGGTGCCATATTTGCATGAGGCATTTGAAAATACAGCTGCATGCCTCTCTGGAATTGCAAGAGCATACAAGAAGAAAGGGAAGAAGGTGATTGCTGTTGGATTTGCAGGAGATGGAGGAACTTACGATATTGGAATACAGGCTTTATCTGGAGCTGCTGAAAGGAATGAGGATGTTATATATGTTTGCTATGACAATGAGGCATATATGAATACGGGCATACAGCGAAGTGGAGCAACTCCTTACGGAGCAGATACTACAACAACTCCTGCTGGAAGAAAAATTCTTGGAAAGTTAGAGCATAAGAAGGATATGGCGGAAATAATGAGAGCTCATGAAGTGCCATATGTTGCAACAATGAGCATTTCTCATCAGAAGGATTTCATTGAAAAAACAAAGAAAGCAAAAGAAATAAGTGGCTTCCGCTACCTTCATGTTCTTTCACCATGCCCAACTGGATGGAGGTTTGATCCTTCAAAAAGCATAGAAATGGCAAGGAAAGCGGTTGAAAGCGGGATGTGGACACTATATGAAGCGGAATATGGTGAGATAACAAACATCTACAAGCCGAAGAAAAAAATACCAGTTGAGGAATACATAAAGGGGCAGGGGCGCTTCCGCCACCTCACGCCCGAAATGATCAAGGCGCTTCAGGATTGGGTTGATAGGAAATGGAAAAAACTTTATGGCGAGTTACCGCAATAGCAGCGTTTTGCGTTTTAATTTTTCCAAACCTTTCTTTTTCCAATGAGAGCAATAAAGTTGAGGAAGTTATATATCTTTTGAATGAAGAAATGCTTCGCAACTATACTGAGGCAATAATTTCATTTGGGGCAAGGGTTACTGGAAGCGATGCTTGTAATAAATGTGCTGAATATATCTATGAAAAATTCTCCTCTTTTGGACTGAATGCAACAATCTATAACTGGACTGATTTTTCTGGTTTCAGAAATTATGAGGGAATGAATGTTGAAGGAACTTTGCCTGGAGATGAAAAAGTAATCATTTTCAATGCACATTTTGATAGCGTTGAAAATACTATCGGAGCGGATGATAATGCTGCTGGAGTGGCTGCATTGCTTGCTATTGCTGAAGTTATAAGCAAATTCGAATTTAATCATACAATAAAGTTTGTTGCCTTCTCTGGAGAGGAGCAGGGCTTGCTAGGAAGCAATGAATATGCAAGAAATGCATATGAAAGAGATGATTTTATAATTGTTGAAATGAATGCAGATATGATTGCCCATGCAGATGGAGAAAATGGTTCAAAATTCAGAATTTATGCAACTGAAGATGCTGACTGGATAACTGGAAAAATAAAGGAAATAAATGCAAATTATCTGAATTTTCAGCTTATAACTGGAAACATAAGCAGGAAATTTGGAGGAAGCGATTATCATTCATTTGCAAAATATGGGTTTGAGGCAATTGCATTTTTTGAATATGAATGGAATCCTTACATGCATCAACCAGAAGATAACTTAAGCAATGTCAATTTCACCTATTTATTAAAAACATCCCGCCTGATAGCGGCCACGCTCGCATGGCTTGCGGATGCTGAAATTGAAAAACCCTATTTCTCAATTTTATCTCCTCAAAGAGGGAAAATTTATTTTAATGAAAAAGAGGTATATGAACTTAAAAATGAAAAAATTTTTGCTTTTGGAAAAATTTGTTTAAGCTTATCTCCAAGAACAGAGGCGGAAAAATTTGAAGTTTATCTTGACAATAAAACACTTCATGTATTCAATGAGCCACCATATGAAATTGAGGTGGACAGATTCTCTTTTGGTAAGCATGAATTAAAAATAATTGCATATAATAAGGACAAATCTTCAACAGATTGGATTGAATTCTACTGGCTTAATTTAGGAATGAAATAATAAATTAACTCTTTTTTAAATCTTTCCAGCTTAAAATCATTTTTTTTGCAATTTTCGCTTCATCCACTCTTTTAACTGGCATATTTTGAGGAGCATTTTTTAGAATTTCAGATGGTTCCTTTATAATTTTTTCAATTGCATTGCTGAAATTGTCAAGTGTTTCTTTTGTTGCATCTTCAGTTGGTTCAATCATCATTGCTTCCTCAACAATAAGGGGGAAATAAACTGTTGGCGGATGAAAGCCATAATCAAGCAATCTCTTTGCAACATCCATTGCTCTTATATTTAAATTTTTTGTAGAAACAACAAATTCATGCATTCTTCGCCCGTAGAAAGGCACTTCAACTCCAGCTTTCCTCAATTTTTCCATTAAATAATTTGAATTAAGAACAGCTTTTTTGCTAACTTCTTCAAGTTTCTTCCCTTTCATAGTTATATATGCATATGCTTTAAGCAAAACAGAAAAATTTCCATAAAAATAACTCACCTTCCCTATTGAATCAGGCATTTCATAATCAAAAAAATATTTTCCATTTTTCTCCCTTACTCTCGGAACAGGTAGAAATCTTTCAAGAAAACTTTTCACTCCAACTGGCCCGCTTCCAGGTCCTCCTCCTCCATGAGGTGTTGCAAATGTTTTGTGCAAGTTTAGATGGACTATATCAAATCCCATTATTGCTGGGTTTGTTATTCCCATTATTGCATTTAAGTTTGCCCCATCATAGTAAAGCAAAGCTCCTTTTTTCTTAACCTCTCTCGCTATTTCAACTATATTCTTTTCAAATATTCCAAGCGTATTTGGATTTGTGAGCATGAAAACAGCGGTATCATCACTCAAAACACTTCTTAATGCTTCCATGTCCACCATTCCCTGCTTTGAAGGTATTTCAATAACATCAAACCCCGCCATTTTAGCAGATGCTGGATTTGTTCCATGGGCGGAATCTGGCACAATAACCTCTTTCCTTCTCTCACCTTTCTTTTCAAAATATGCTCTTGCAATCAGCAACCCAGTGAGCTCGCCATGCGCCCCCGCGCAAGGCTGCAGGGTAAAGGCATCCATTCCAGTTATCTCGCAAAGCATTTTTTCAAGCTTGTAAATTATCTCCAGGCAACCCTGAATATTTTTTTCGCTCTGCAGAGGATGAACATAATTTATTTTTTCGTTTCTTGCAATTTTTTCAAGAATTCTTGGATTATATTTCATTGTGCATGAGCCAAGAGGATAAAAGCCAGTATCAACTCCGTAATTCATCTGACTTAAATGAATAAAATGCCTTATAACTTCCCTTTCTGCAAGATTTGGTATGTTCAGTTCCTTCCTCTCAATTCCTTCAATTTTTTCCTCCTCCCGCTCCTCAATTTCTATCAGAAGTTTTTCATCATATCTTGCCATCATTCTCTATAACCTCTTTCATTTTTTCAATGCATTCATCAATCAAGTTTTTGCTATGCATTTCAGTAACTCCAAATAAAATTCCATTTCTGACATATTCATCTATTATAAGCCCGCTTTCAATCCCTTTTTCAAGAAGCTTTGAATTGAATATCTTTGCATTCATTGGGCATATTGAAACAAATTCATTGAAGAATTTTCTTTTAAAAGGTAATTTAAATCCTATTTTCTCGAGTTTTTTTGCCATATATTGAGCGTTCTCCATATTTTTAATTGCAATTTTCCTCAACCCATCTCTTCCAAGAATTGAAACATATGCAAGAAAAGATATGCAGAGCAATGCTTCGTTTGAACATATATTGCTTGTTGCCTTTCCACGCCTTATATGTTGCTCCCTTGTTTGCAATGTCATGCTGAAACATAATTTTTCCTCATCATTTGCTCCTATAATCTTTCCTGGCATTTGTCTCACGAATTCTTTTCTGCAGGCAAATATCCCAAGCATTGGTCCCCCAAAATTCATATGATTTCCCAGATATCCATTTCCTATAACAATATCCGCCCCATAGAATGAGGGGGGATTGAAAATTGCAAGGTAAAGAGGATCAACCCCGACAATAAGCAACGCATCATTTTTTTCCTTCATCTCAAGAATTTCCTTATACCTATCATCTATTATCCCAAAAAAATTTGGATTCTCAATATATATTGCATCCGCCTGTCCGCCATCAATTTCAACAAGCCCTTCTTCATTATATTTTTTTTCAATAATTTCTATGCCCGCTCCCTTAACATAGTTTTTCAGCACACTCTTCTTGTGCCAGAATATATTTGAAGGAATAATAACCTTCTTTCTCCCTTTTATCCTTTCCGCCATCAGGCAGGCTTCGCCGAGAGCGGTTGCGGCATCATACATTGATATATTTGCGGCATCCATTCCAGTGAGTTCGCATACAACAGATTGATATTCAAAGAGTGCTTGAAGCAGTCCTTGGGATGCTTCTGGCTGGTAGGGTGTGTAGGAAGTATAAAATTCTTCCCTGCTAACTATTTCTTCCACAGCTGGCGGAATATAATGTGGCTTTATTATTGGAAGAAAGGACAAAACTTCAAAAAATGATTTATTTTTCTCCAAAATTTTTTTTATTTCTTCCTCAACCTCCATCTCTTCTTTTGGCTCTGGTAAGTTCAGCCCCCTTCTTATTTCCTTTGGTATATCTTCAAAAAGCTCTTCAATGCTTTTTATTCCAATAAAATCAAGCATTTTCTTCATTGTTTTTTGAATTCAGTATAACCACAATTACCGCAACTTATCCTATTTTTGTGCTCCGCCATAAAAACGCCGGGCCCGCATTTCGGGCATTCTTTCCTTTTCCTCACTATTTTACCATCCTTCACTTCATATATCTCTCTTTTATTCATTTTTTCTCCTCCTTCTTTTCTTCTTTCTTCTTTTTCTCTTCCTTTATTCCAAGGTTCCTTGCAATTATATATGATGGCTCTATCTTTCTTGCATCTGCCTCTGATGGATAAATCTTTGCATATACCTTTGCCCTATTTTCTCCATATTTTTGCTTTATATACTGCAAAACAACAAATCCGTCTCTGCCAATAGCATTTTTTATTTCCTCCTTTATTTTTTGTCTCTCAGGTGTTTTTCCTTCATATCTCAGATTGCATTTAATTTCTTCCCTTTTAAACAGCTTATTTTCCTTCCTTTCTTCTATCTCTATATCCATTCTATCCCTCCAGATTTTTCAGGAATTTTTCAACTTTATCGCGCTCCTTTCTTCCAACATTTACAACAACCATACCCTTAGATGGCATTCCATATATAACTGTTGTGTTATCTGGAGCAAGATATATGGCTGGCAAAGCAGCCAGATCTTCTTCGCCATCTACTTCTATCAATACTTTTTTATTCTCAATGTATGCAGTTGCTATTGCATTCCATAACTCACGGGTTATTTTGCTTGCAGGATTTTTAACCTTTATAATTTTTTCCGCAGAAAAATCTTTTCTTTCATATTCTTTCCTTTCAATTCTGTAATCAACTACTGCTATATCTGGTTTTATTCCTTCTTTTTCAAGCGACATTGTTACCATATCTCCCACACTCACTATCTTTCCCTTCAAATTTTCTTTCCTTATTTTCTTTGTAATTTTTCCCAATGGTTTTCTCAACTCTTCCTTTTTCTCATCTGGCACAATATACATCATCTAACCTTCAGGGCATATTTTCCAGGAGCTTTGACCCCTACTTTCTGAGCAATTTTTGAATTATTTACATCCACTATTATCATATATCCCTGCCATTCATCGCTCGTCGCCTCTGAGCAGAAAGGGCATATATTTTTGTTTGTAAGAACATGACATTTTCTGCACGCCTTCATTTTTTCTCCTCCTTCTTTTGCTTCTGCCACTCCTCCTTTCCAAGGCCGGGCTGGCGGGCGGTTAAGCCAATTTTGCTTTCTCTTGGATTCATTTCATTTAGTGAGACAGTAACTATTCTTGCTCTTATCTTGTCTCCTACCTTCAAAACATTCTTTGTATCCTTCCCCTCTATCCTCTTATTATCTACATCTATAATCACTCTATCATTCATTATCTGGCTTTTATGCAGAAGGGCATCAAGTGGGCCAATATGACAGAAGG includes the following:
- the gcvPB gene encoding aminomethyl-transferring glycine dehydrogenase subunit GcvPB, whose product is MARYDEKLLIEIEEREEEKIEGIERKELNIPNLAEREVIRHFIHLSQMNYGVDTGFYPLGSCTMKYNPRILEKIARNEKINYVHPLQSEKNIQGCLEIIYKLEKMLCEITGMDAFTLQPCAGAHGELTGLLIARAYFEKKGERRKEVIVPDSAHGTNPASAKMAGFDVIEIPSKQGMVDMEALRSVLSDDTAVFMLTNPNTLGIFEKNIVEIAREVKKKGALLYYDGANLNAIMGITNPAIMGFDIVHLNLHKTFATPHGGGGPGSGPVGVKSFLERFLPVPRVREKNGKYFFDYEMPDSIGKVSYFYGNFSVLLKAYAYITMKGKKLEEVSKKAVLNSNYLMEKLRKAGVEVPFYGRRMHEFVVSTKNLNIRAMDVAKRLLDYGFHPPTVYFPLIVEEAMMIEPTEDATKETLDNFSNAIEKIIKEPSEILKNAPQNMPVKRVDEAKIAKKMILSWKDLKKS
- a CDS encoding pyruvate synthase subunit beta, producing MNIKDLPEESLFTPGHTACAGCAAPAIVRNMMKIFGKDTIVYTPANCLLVFSGTYPHLAWKVPYLHEAFENTAACLSGIARAYKKKGKKVIAVGFAGDGGTYDIGIQALSGAAERNEDVIYVCYDNEAYMNTGIQRSGATPYGADTTTTPAGRKILGKLEHKKDMAEIMRAHEVPYVATMSISHQKDFIEKTKKAKEISGFRYLHVLSPCPTGWRFDPSKSIEMARKAVESGMWTLYEAEYGEITNIYKPKKKIPVEEYIKGQGRFRHLTPEMIKALQDWVDRKWKKLYGELPQ
- the gcvPA gene encoding aminomethyl-transferring glycine dehydrogenase subunit GcvPA, with protein sequence MQKTMKKMLDFIGIKSIEELFEDIPKEIRRGLNLPEPKEEMEVEEEIKKILEKNKSFFEVLSFLPIIKPHYIPPAVEEIVSREEFYTSYTPYQPEASQGLLQALFEYQSVVCELTGMDAANISMYDAATALGEACLMAERIKGRKKVIIPSNIFWHKKSVLKNYVKGAGIEIIEKKYNEEGLVEIDGGQADAIYIENPNFFGIIDDRYKEILEMKEKNDALLIVGVDPLYLAIFNPPSFYGADIVIGNGYLGNHMNFGGPMLGIFACRKEFVRQMPGKIIGANDEEKLCFSMTLQTREQHIRRGKATSNICSNEALLCISFLAYVSILGRDGLRKIAIKNMENAQYMAKKLEKIGFKLPFKRKFFNEFVSICPMNAKIFNSKLLEKGIESGLIIDEYVRNGILFGVTEMHSKNLIDECIEKMKEVIENDGKI
- a CDS encoding 30S ribosomal protein S27ae yields the protein MNKREIYEVKDGKIVRKRKECPKCGPGVFMAEHKNRISCGNCGYTEFKKQ
- a CDS encoding M20/M25/M40 family metallo-hydrolase, translating into MEKTLWRVTAIAAFCVLIFPNLSFSNESNKVEEVIYLLNEEMLRNYTEAIISFGARVTGSDACNKCAEYIYEKFSSFGLNATIYNWTDFSGFRNYEGMNVEGTLPGDEKVIIFNAHFDSVENTIGADDNAAGVAALLAIAEVISKFEFNHTIKFVAFSGEEQGLLGSNEYARNAYERDDFIIVEMNADMIAHADGENGSKFRIYATEDADWITGKIKEINANYLNFQLITGNISRKFGGSDYHSFAKYGFEAIAFFEYEWNPYMHQPEDNLSNVNFTYLLKTSRLIAATLAWLADAEIEKPYFSILSPQRGKIYFNEKEVYELKNEKIFAFGKICLSLSPRTEAEKFEVYLDNKTLHVFNEPPYEIEVDRFSFGKHELKIIAYNKDKSSTDWIEFYWLNLGMK
- a CDS encoding transcription elongation factor Spt4, producing the protein MKACRKCHVLTNKNICPFCSEATSDEWQGYMIIVDVNNSKIAQKVGVKAPGKYALKVR
- a CDS encoding DUF359 domain-containing protein codes for the protein MYIVPDEKKEELRKPLGKITKKIRKENLKGKIVSVGDMVTMSLEKEGIKPDIAVVDYRIERKEYERKDFSAEKIIKVKNPASKITRELWNAIATAYIENKKVLIEVDGEEDLAALPAIYLAPDNTTVIYGMPSKGMVVVNVGRKERDKVEKFLKNLEG